A DNA window from Verrucomicrobiota bacterium contains the following coding sequences:
- a CDS encoding L,D-transpeptidase, which yields MHLRAILSQQTLSLIDEEGAVARTWPLSSAAKGIGFKEGSFQTPTGRFLICEKIGAGEPPYTIFKNRRPTGLWDPTTGQPTGEDHILTRILWLKGLDPENANTRERYIYLHGTHQEETIGQPVSHGCLRLTNHDILEVFQAVEEGTLVEILAEA from the coding sequence ATGCACCTCCGGGCCATACTCTCCCAGCAAACCCTCTCCCTCATCGACGAGGAGGGCGCCGTCGCCCGCACCTGGCCCCTTTCCTCGGCGGCCAAAGGGATCGGTTTCAAGGAAGGCTCCTTCCAGACCCCGACCGGGCGTTTCCTCATATGCGAAAAAATCGGCGCCGGGGAGCCACCTTACACCATCTTCAAAAACCGCCGCCCCACCGGCCTCTGGGACCCCACCACCGGCCAGCCCACGGGCGAAGACCACATCCTGACGCGCATCCTCTGGCTGAAAGGCCTCGATCCGGAAAACGCCAACACGCGCGAGCGCTACATCTACCTCCATGGCACCCACCAGGAAGAAACGATCGGTCAACCCGTCAGCCACGGTTGCCTGCGACTCACCAACCACGACATCCTCGAAGTGTTCCAAGCAGTCGAAGAGGGAACCCTCGTGGAAATCCTGGCCGAAGCCTAG